From Nicotiana tabacum cultivar K326 chromosome 15, ASM71507v2, whole genome shotgun sequence, the proteins below share one genomic window:
- the LOC107778688 gene encoding LOW QUALITY PROTEIN: non-specific lipid transfer protein GPI-anchored 1 (The sequence of the model RefSeq protein was modified relative to this genomic sequence to represent the inferred CDS: deleted 1 base in 1 codon) translates to MRSAYKFIGLAILMVFSCGLANGDDDKSLSQKCGAEFQKVAACLTYATGKAPAPSKECCDAAEDIKDEDPVCLCYIIEQIHKGSSPELKSMGIQEDKLLQLPSACKLSNASISNCPKLLNIPSNSPDYAIFTNTSTASKTPVATPAGASSSSSPDTKKDSSNGFKNGPQLSISGTVVAAAVVAVFLSVIPRELLVF, encoded by the exons ATGAGAAGTGCATATAAATTTATCGGTTTAGCGATTTTAATGGTCTTTTCATGTGGGTTGGCTAATGGAGATGATGACAAAAGCCTTAGTCAAAAGTGTGGGGCAGAATTTCAAAAGGTAGCGGCGTGTTTAACTTACGCGACGGGGAAAGCACCGGCGCCGTCGAAGGAGTGCTGCGATGCGGCGGAGGATATAAAAGATGAGGACCCGGTTTGTCTTTGTTACATAATAGAACAGATACATAAAGGATCAAGTCCAGAGTTGAAGAGCATGGGCATTCAAGAAGATAAATTGCTTCAGCTTCCTTCTGCTTGCAAGCTCAGTAATGCCAGCATCTCTAACTGCCCTA AGTTACTCAACATTCCTTCAAATTCTCCTGATTATGCCATCTTCACCAATACATCTACTGCGTCCAAAACCCCGGTGGCCACACCTGCTGGGGCTTCTTCATCATCGTCGCCCGACACTAAAAAGGATTCCTCCAACGGATTCAAGAACGGACCCCAGCTTTCAATCTCTGGAACAGTAGTGGCTGCTGCAGTTGTAGCAGTCTTTTTAAGTGTAATTCCT CGGGAGCTACTAGTGTTTTAA